In the genome of Dermacentor variabilis isolate Ectoservices chromosome 5, ASM5094787v1, whole genome shotgun sequence, one region contains:
- the LOC142582821 gene encoding uncharacterized protein LOC142582821 — protein sequence MAFPLKSCVDTKEHPFDASRNFGEYMVQHLRRHASSKLINGTTDEVFTYGEVAEQVDAVRIALWRLGHEAGDKILLLSANRTQLLPMFLGAACANVASVSESPGFSVDVLADAMQSLSLASVCCEPDRVQDALELQRRLVSIKHVIALDEPVQKTNGAANSVITWNELLKKGREEAGPLPPSPEYRENQICYMTSTSGTTGKPKLVVHCHESLMSIVQSNSHPGHMGLGPEDVSLSTTSLGHVYALFDGVCKAIAQGASAAFMETADDSAILEAIHKHRVTAISTTPYTVRCLLDNDRRNGYDLHSLKYVTTATTSIGEDIVKTLVKEFNLKSFIQLYGQSEIPFISAGLYNGPSKYKSIGCLAVRVEAMVRDTETKKPLGPWQRGELVLRSPSLMRGYWGRLHEPITDEEGWYSTGDHCYYDNDGWLYLVARLSDYYCCRGSKYWPAEVEAVLFKCPGVHDCAVVGIPHPEAGEVAHALVVPEPEARTLSADHVTQFVEVNAPKGCHLEGGVTFVDKIPRNNLGKLVRRELVQWILRKREQ from the exons ATGGCCTTCCCACTCAAGAGCTGCGTCGATACGAAGGAACACCCGTTCGACGCCAGCAGGAACTTTGGGGAGTACATGGTTCAGCATCTCAGGCGCCACGCTAGCTCAAAACTG ATCAACGGTACAACCGACGAAGTCTTCACTTATGGTGAAGTAGCAGAGCAGGTGGATGCCGTGCGGATAGCGCTATGGCGACTGGGTCATGAAGCGGGAGACAAGATCCTGCTCCTCAGCGCAAACCGGACGCAACTGCTGCCGATGTTTCTGGGTGCAGCGTGTGCCAACGTGGCGTCCGTCAGTGAAAGCCCAGGCTTCAGTGTCG ATGTCCTGGCTGACGCAATGCAAAGCCTGTCCCTGGCCTCCGTCTGCTGTGAGCCAGACCGTGTTCAAGATGCCCTCGAACTGCAGCGAAGACTGGTTTCTATAAAG CACGTCATAGCACTGGACGAACCGGTGCAGAAAACGAACGGCGCGGCGAACAGCGTAATCACATGGAACGAGCTGCTGAAGAAGGGCCGCGAAGAAGCAGGCCCACTGCCACCATCTCCTGAGTATAGAGAAAACCAGATCTGTTACATGACATCTACAAGTGGCACGACTGGGAAACCGAAGCTGGTTGTGCATTGTCACGAGTCCCTCATGTCCATCGTTCAATCTAACAG CCACCCTGGTCACATGGGTCTTGGCCCAGAAGATGTGTCCCTCTCCACAACGTCATTAGGCCACGTGTACGCGCTTTTCGACGGGGTCTGCAAGGCTATCGCCCAGGGAGCATCGGCCGCCTTTATGGAGACCGCGGATGACAGCGCTATACTTGAGGCGATTCACAAGCACAGG GTCACAGCCATAAGTACAACGCCCTACACTGTGAGATGCCTGTTGGACAACGACCGGCGCAACGGTTATGACCTTCATAGCCTCAAATACGTCACTACAGCGACCACGAGCATTGGAGAAGACATTGTGAAGACACTGGTCAAAGAATTTAACCTCAAGTCGTTTATACAGT TGTACGGTCAGTCGGAGATACCTTTCATCTCAGCGGGTCTTTACAACGGACCAAGCAAATACAAGTCCATCGGTTGTTTGGCAGTTCGCGTCGAAGCAATG GTGAGAGACACAGAAACGAAAAAGCCTCTGGGACCATGGCAACGGGGAGAGCTCGTGTTGCGAAGTCCAAGCCTGATGCGTGGATACTGGGGGAGACTGCATGAGCCCATCACCGACGAAGAAGGCTGGTACAGCACAG GTGACCACTGCTACTACGACAATGACGGCTGGCTGTACCTAGTTGCGCGGCTGAGCGACTACTACTGCTGCCGTGGGAGCAAGTATTGGCCGGCCGAAGTCGAAGCCGTGCTGTTCAAGTGTCCAGGGGTTCATGACTGCGCCGTCGTAGGAATACCACATCCCGAAGCTGGAGAAGTGGCGCACGCTCTGGTTGTGCCCGAGCCGGAAGCAAGAACACTGAGCGCCGATCATGTCACGCAATTTGTTGAAG TTAATGCACCGAAGGGTTGCCACTTGGAAGGCGGCGTCACATTTGTCGACAAGATTCCACGCAACAATCTCGGAAAACTTGTCAGGCGTGAGCTCGTTCAGTGGATTCTCAGGAAGCGAGAACAGTGA